The Triticum urartu cultivar G1812 chromosome 6, Tu2.1, whole genome shotgun sequence genome includes the window gttcgggagacacgtagacatgaccgagacatctctctggtcattaaccaacagcgggatctggatacccatgttggctcccacatgcttcacgatgatctcatcggatgaaccacgatgtcgaggattcaatcaatcccgtatacaattccctttgtctaccggtatagtacttgcccgagattcgatcgtcggtatcccgataccttgttcaatctcgttaccggcaagtctctttactcgttccgtaacacatcatcccgtgatcaactccttggtcacattgtgcacattatgatgatgtcctaccgagtgggcccagagatacctctccgttttacacggagtgacaaatcccagtctcgattcgtgccaacccaacagacacttttggagatacccgtagtgcacctttatagccacccagttacgttgtgacgtttggtacacccaaagcattcctacggtatccgggagttgcacaatctcatggtctaaggaaatgatacttgacattagaaaagctttagcagacgaactatacaatcttgtgctaggcttaggattgggtcttgtccatcacatcattctcctaatgatgtgatcccgttatcaatgacatccaatgtacatggtcaggaaaccatgaccatctattgatcaacgagctagtcaactagaggcttactatggacatgttgtggtctatgtattcacacatgtattacggtttccggttaatacaattatagcatgaacaatagacaattatcatgaacaaggaaatacaataataaccattttattattgcctctagggcatatttccaacaacaatGTCTTCATGTAATTCATTTTTGTGTGCAGTATGACTCTGGATGATGTGGACGATGGCAACATTGAGTCCTTCATAGCGAAGGAAGTTCAGAAGATCAAGGACCAGGAAACGACTCCTACTACAAGAGGAAGAAGTACCAGTGCCCCTACTGTACCAAGCCAAAGCCCAAGGATGGGCTCTCTGAGCACCTTCCATCGCATGCACGGGATGCATCATGCTGCCCTCCTGAAGGCTTTGCTTCCCATGTAGTAGCCCCAAGGATGGTACTCATCATCAGTATATGTGATGATGTTTTACTTTTGCTAAAGTGCATGTGGTTGTGAACTGTTGGAAACTTGGTCTGCTAATGTAGTATGTATATTACTGTAATGTAGTATGTCTCTGGACTGGATATCGTGTTTAGATGTACTGGATGGTATCTATCTTATTAATCTAGAATGCTATCTATATTTGTGTGGCATGGAAATTTTTTGTGATGTATGCTATCTTTTGTTTAGATTATGCAATCAAGCATCATTTAAAAAAATTGTGAATCTTGGAGTGaaagaaaggagtgtacaaaaagATTGTAGAAAATAAGTGAAAAAAAGGATTGTAAAAAAGAATTTTAAACAACTGTAGCAAACGtatgaaagaaataaaaaagaaatataTAAGTCTAAGAAAATAGTAGTTAAAAAAGGTGAttgcaaaaaaacaaaatttgaattatgaagTAATGGATTTTTGTATGAAATGAGTGAAATATAAGAGAAGATATTATCATACATTTTTAGATTTTAAAACGGTAATTACTAATAAAAGGGAAAAtgtgaaaaagaaagaaaaaaatatgCATAGAAGATGGGCCAGGCCAATCATCTACAAGGACGTGTGGTCCAGTAGGCGGGCAAGGCCGGCCTGGGACAGCCCAACGAAATTGAACATATAAACCCAGCTACCCAACCCGCCATTCTAGCGCCATCCGCGTTTTAAATTCATCCTAAACACTCGATTTGCCTCGCTGGCCAGGGACATCGTACCTTTCATCGTGGTGGTAAACATCCGGTCGCTCGTTTTTCTGTACTCCGAGTAACCGGACTAGAGCGACTGACACATGGGCCAGCCTTGCGCGCGGGCCAGCCTCGCAGCGGCCGGTGTGTGCGTGCTTCTGTCCGGGTGAAAAGCAGGGCGAATCGATCGTGTGTTGGCAGGGTGTTTTTTTACCGTCCTCGTTTGCACCCAGCGGCCACCCGTGAAAATATCTCCTCTCCCTTGCCTTCTCTCACGTGCTCTCCCCTCCCCTGATCCCCTCCTTCCCTACCGTCGCGCCGCCGGCTCCACGCAGCGGCCGACGCGGCCTTCTCTCCCCGGCGCTCGAGGTACAGCAGCGGCTGCGGCACTTGTCGGCCCAGCCGGATCCGGTGCAGGTCGCCGGCATCACGCGCCGCGTGCCGTGATTCTGGATCGGGCGCAGATCTTTGCGCCGCCACCTCTCCTCCTCCTATCTCTCTCCCATGTCGCCATTGTTGCAAGGAGCAGGGGAGATAGGTGCCGAGGACAAGAAGCAACGGGTTGCAAGGAGCAGGGGAGATAGCTGCTGGGGAGATGGAGGAGGCCGTCGTGGTTCGTCATGGAGGCGGCGCCGCCGGCAAGCTGGTTGAGGTACGTGTCAGATCCGTTGGTCCTTATAGTTGTTCGTTCTCCTAATCTCCTCACAGACCATGTGTTTCCCCTTTCCTCCCTCAATGTGACGGGGAATACATCGTTCCTACCTATATTACTACTGGCTTGCAAGCTTTAAGGAGATTTTAGTATGTTGGTCATTCATATATCTGGCCTTGTGTGACGATTTTTTTGTTAATTGCCAATGCTTTATTTCAGAAAACCAAATCTGCACCATGCCGCCTCACCCTCTCAGATTACTGTTTCATCCCTTTGATAGTTTTTTAGGTTTGTCCTTGTCCTTCTTCCCTAAGCGCTGCACTTTTATACTATATTGTTTACTGCTTATTATCGTGTTAATTCCTTTGTATTCCTGGTTTTTCCGGGTGTCGTGTTTGTGTGTTTGTTTTTGTGGTGCTGCTTATATGTGTGACTACCGTATGATCGTATATATATGCTGAAAAGTAAAATGATTTTTCCTTTGCACAATACATAATTTGCAATGAGATGGTAGTACATCAGTGTATTTACAGGAAAAAACGATGGCCGTATATATGCTGAAAAGAATTAAGGCTGAAAAGAACATTCATCTACTATTTCTTGATGTATGCTATCGTATATTGCTTCTCTACTTGCTCAAAATCAAATTTGCATCTATGAAAAGGTAAGAAATTAAGGCCAGCGATATGGCAGTAGATTGGCATGTTTACAGAAAAAAAAATAGCCATGCAAGTTTGAAAGAACATCTTTTTACTATTCCTTGCTATATGCATATTTCCCATCTTCTTCCTTCATAATCAAATGTGCCTACTAAAGGATAAGAAATGAAGGCTGCAATCTAAGAATACTTTTATTTGCCATTCTGAATTTCTATCACAGCACAGAGGAATGAGGAATGGATACATGAGGCATGGCGTAAGCGTAGGGGTCAGCCAGGGCATGACGCAAGAGTctgcccatctcctctcaaagTTAGTTCTTGCTCTGTCCCCACTACCTCGCCTGCCAACTCTCTGATAGAGTATTTTATTTCTGCAATGTATTATATTCTTTGAAGCAATTGCAAATTTTCCATAGCTTCTTGGCATACTATGGATTTAATTCTTTGCGAGAACAAGCAAAAGATAGTAGCAGTTTCTTTCAGATACAATTTCGGAAAGGTTTGCCGACTAAATGTACAAATATGAGCAAAAGGAGCCATGCTAATTAATGTTGGCCAGGCTCAGGAGTAAAGTTATACAGATTTTGATTTGCAAGTTATTTTGTCCAGCACGAAAGGCACTAATGCGTCCCGAAAACCTAGCGCACAAAGGACCAATCCTTCCCTTCCTCGAGCCCCATTCGAGTCCGCGCCGTTCAGCATCTCCAGCCTCCTCTGCTCCTCGACCCTCCGGTCCCACGGCCtctcgcgccgccgccttcttcccTGGACGTCTTCCCCGACGCTCGTGGTGCAGCAGCGGCCATTGCAGTAGGTTTGTTAAGCTTGCTTGCCTAACCTGCTATGGGTGAATGGTGTGTCTCACCAGGAAACATTAGATTAATGAATTACTTGGCCTCTACAAATTTTGAAATATTGGTTTGGGATATATTAATTTCCACTCCTTATTGTTCATGGCATAAACAAACACTAAAAGGTCACAAGTAGAAACTTAGGTCAAGTTATTGCTGGATGTAGCCTGCTTTGTTCAATTGAAATATATTTGCAACATGAGCTGGTTGTTGATCGTTACTCTCGATTGAGGAATGGGAAAAAAATCACATCTTGTGGTGTTTACTACTTTTTGCATTGTCAAATTGAAAATGTTCTACAAAAAAAGTAGGTTTCCCTTTCAATAGTTCATTTTGTCAGTCCGGTTGTATCGACAGTTCAATTTTTGTTGGTCTGGGCATAGCAAGGGAGGTCCCCCATATTTGATGAGTGGCTTGAAGCTGAACTTCTGTATTTACCTGTGCTTCCTATGCATCTAATATGACCTATAAATTTAAACAGAATTTCATGAGTTGCAAGTTGCAGGTTATTTTCTTGTACAGTCTTGCTATTTGATTATTCTCCTTATGCCTCCACCCTGTAATATTCTCCCAATGGCCGATCCATGAACTCACAGAAAAACATTAGGTTCTATGCCAAGTTGTTGGCACCGTATATATACTGGAAGTGGAGTGGTAATAGTTGAACTTTTTTCTTCCCCTTGTAGTAACACAGACGTCGGTAGCAGGAGAAAGTATGTGACTTGGTTGAGtcagccaagaaatatggtggtACAATGCACATATTTCCTTCGATGCATGTCTCCGGCGACCCTGAGTATAAATACTGCTATCATTTCTTACTGCACACTCTTTATTTAGAGGTGCTCTGAATTAGAACTCCCCATTGGCATATCTGCAGTTCCATGCTATACATCCCCCAAATGACGAAAATTAAGTTCAGGGGCATGTTTTTTTTATATATGCTTGACTTAACTGGAGCTTAAATTTGTCATTTGTTTAATTACCAATCTGATTTATTCTTGACTCTTGATTGCAGCCGCTGGAACTGAGGGATATTGACACGGGTAACAAAATAGTTGAAAGATTTCGCACCGACGAGGCTCTTGAGACTACAAACATTTCTTCACTCCTTGTACGAAAGGATTCTAGGACTAAGTTATAGGATTTTATATTTTAGTCGGATATTCCTTCTGTTAATATGTGCTCCTGTGCAATTTTTCATAGGCTTCTCTTTCCTTTTTCTGGTTACGGTTTACAAAGCTGAGCAATAGTTTCTCTACTAATGTAGCTTGCGTTAAAAACATCCGTCTTTAGGATGCTTTTGCGGCATGTGTAACTGACTCACATTAGCCTATGCTTCTATCCGAGTTGTTTACTACTAAGACCATAATGGATCATGCTTTTTAACTGGTATATAAGTGTTGATAGAAAATGATATGTCTTATTTTTTGCCTGGTAAATTTTAATTGGTGCATGCAATCCATGCTTCCCAGTCTTTGGTGACAATGTTGTCAGGCCTAAAAATAGAAGTTTTCGATTTCCTCTGGTTTTTAGTTGGTTAGATGTTAATGCGTGGAAATGTATATGCTGATTTTTTTCCTGTTTTAATAAATTGCTAATACGTGGATCTTGTCTGCTTTGCATGGACTATAGTATATATTCACAGACTTTGTCTGCTTGCTTCAAAACTAAAATGTGACTTTTACTTGCCTATTACCAAAGAAGATTTCATGCATGCCACATCAAGTCGCCATAGATGCCTCCAAGTGAAATTTCAGCGACGACAAGGTATATTTTCCCCAACACCTGATCTTCTTTAATCAGACCACCGTTCATTATTGCGTATAGGCTTCTTACTCTGTGCCTGAATAAGCGATTGGTATCCACATGTTTGTTTCCATGTGTTCTACTGTCTTTCTGGTACTTGAAGCATAGTATGTTTCATGTGTGCGACTACAGTTCCAGCGAGTTGGAAGTCCTGTTGTTCTCAAAGTTTGCATCATATGCCCTTTAGAGAAATCTTTATTGAACATTTTAATTTTCCTCATACATGCTTATCATTTGGCATCATGTTATTTTGTGACACAGTAACTGAATATGCACACAGGAGGATCACTCTGGATGTGTAGGAGGTACttcctccgtaaactaatataagagtgtttagattactaaaatagtgatctaaacgctcttatattagtttacagagggagtatgaaGTAATAGCCATTTTTTTTCTCTGTGTAGATTTGGCATCATATTGCCCAGTAACTGAATATGCACGCATGAGGATCACTCTGGATGATGGAAAATGCATTATCCGTGGTAAGAAGCTAACGGTGTCGCCCCATTTATACCACATTTAGGCATGATAATTAAATTAGCCTTCAAATTAAATAGATGTCCGCATTCATGGGTACATAGCTGAGCTGAGCTACTATTTTCTTGTTTGGGAATGAGGTAACACTATACAGACAGCATGTTGACACTCTGAACAGCTTAATACTAGACGGAAACAAAATTTCTCTTCCTACTATGTCTGTACCATGAACAAGATGTTCGCAACAAGTGGTCAACAAATGGTATTCTGTTCCCGTCCTTTCTCCTTTTTATGAATCTTCATAGCTGCATCTTAACCATGCTTAATATCTATTGCAGCACTTTTCCACTCACTTCACACAAGAATATCTCAAGGGGCACATGCATGGAGAGCATACTGATTTGCTGATCAAAGCTGGAAACAGACCTGCCATCGTCATTGCTCGGCTTATCATACAATCACAAGAAGCTGGACTCAGTTCTTTGACATTGCAAATATGAAAGGAGGAGTGTCATATGCATTTGCCTTTGAGGAATTGGCAGGAGAACTCATATCATCGTGCACTCCCTTTGATAGCTTCATGAGCAACCACTGCCATCATCTCATAATATAGCTCAGGTTCAAGACCTAGGTCATGCACTACTTTTCTCGACCATATAATGTGCTCTGCGTCACCTTATCCTTTCAGCTCCAGTACTTCATAATATAAAGTAGATGAAACATCTTTTTAAATTGGTGTGGAAATACAAATGCAGATGGAGCTATGTAATCCAGCTTGCTTTCTATCATGAGTTGGTTTCATGACTTTGTTTTCAGCCATCTTGGTACCATGCAATGGAATATATAACACTATGTTTGAACATTGTATCTAAATATCCTCTAAACACTCTTGCTTGGTTCCCTCTCGCCCTTTGCACCATCGGCACAACGGGTAAACCAATGTATGCTATTATCAAGGCGATCTTGTTACTTCCTTTTAGTCTATCATGGTATCATCTATATTGTAATTAATGGGATATAAGTATCCATGAAGTTGGTTCTAAATCAGTCACAGGTGCATTGGCTTGATCTCGCGTTTTGCGCCATGGGCACAACTGGTTATCTAGTTAGGCTCAAGGCTGAGCTGCACCTGGCAGAGCTGACGGGCGGTGAGATTTTTGTCACACGGTACAGATGCAGACGTTCATAAATATACACACACTCGTCTCTATGACTACATACATGCACATCCTACTttatgatcatctccaaaagatTGAGCTGGCATATCATTTTGAAATTGACAAAGTTGGCACAGATCACGTCTTCATAATTGACGTAAACGTCTCCTTCCATTGAACGCATGTTGTCGGAAGACCTAAAACTTGAACTCTAATGTGCAGGAGATATCATTGTTTTACTAACCATTCAAGCACAAATTGGCTCACAAAATAATCTAAGGTTTGTCATGTAGTGTAAAAAATTGTCATGCTGCAACAAGTAATTGCCACGCCGATATTCATCTGACGCCTGATATATTGGGGTGTGTGCTGGCTCGCTGATGACACGGACGCCCAGCAAAAATTCTAAACCAACGGACTTTTACAGGCCTATTATGCGATCTGTTCATGAATTAATCTTCCAACCACCTGAATTTCAATGGGTGTGGGCTCCTCATCATGATTTCTTCCCATCAAAAGTCCCAGCTAAGAGCATCTCTATCACACCCCGTATAATGTCGATGCGCAAAATGCATTTACAGGTCACTGAAAAACGGATTTGCGGGTTGACGCGGGCTGCGGCCGAGCAGACCCCGCGTAGCAGACGAAAACCCTCGATAAGCGAATTTGACAGCGATTCCGACAATTgaattcaaattcgaacaataAAACATAGTTCACGCGCAAATAAAAGCATAATTTTGTATGACAAACGCAAAAAGATTTCATGCAAAAGCGACGACCACGTCCATCATCATCTTGGTCGTTTTTCACCTGTCGTCATGATCTTCACTCCGCACCACCTCCATCGATGTCATCGCCGCCCCCGAATCCATCACCGGCACTTGTTCCAACTCCGGCACCGAAAGCATCGTGGGGCGCACTAAATGCATCGGCGACATTGTTTCCAAATCACGATGAGAAAACATCGTGTAGTTCTTTGATCTCACGCTTTTTTTTGCTTGTGCTTGCTCATACGCCCCCTCATCTACCTCCTTCACTTCATCTTCACAACCATGATCATCCACGCCACCCCCCCTTCAATTGTAATTGAAATCAGTGAACGGGGTTTGATCGATGTCGACTGCGTTGGTGTCCAACAAGTTCACGAACTTGGCAGTGGTATTGTTCGAACCACCGCTACAGTGAGTGACATCAAGTCACGAGCTACCACAATGACGAAAAGCGAAGCAAGTACAAGGGATCGAAGATGCATACCTTCCGaccatttcatcgaacacctcgcCTGCGGTGGAAGCAGCGCCGTTGAACGGCATCGCCGGGGAACATCTTGCCGGGACGGAGGGAGTGGATGAAGgcgccggccttttcataggaaccTTCTTGCGCTTCACGCCCGAAACCTTGCCCACCTTCTCCGCCGGCGGCCGGGCAGATCGCGCAAGGGCGGCAGCGCCCGGTGCGCGTGCCTTTCCGGTGAGGCCAGCCGGATTGCCGCCTTGCACGACAACGTTGCCCTGCCGCTTGCGAGCAGGCGCGGTGGTGCCTTGAGCGCCGGCGGGGGCGACATGACCGGCGGCGAGATCCGCCGGAGGGGATTGCGTGTGCGCGACCTCCACGGTGACGGGAGGTGGCTAGGAGGCTTCCATGGCGGCGAACAATGGCCGGGGAAGATGGACCGGAGCGGGCGGTGGTGGGGCAATGGTGGCCGAGAGGGGAGGGGGGGGAGGGGAGCGGGAACACCCACGTGGAAATTTTCCTCTTGCCAAATCTCGCTGCGGATAGGGGGCGAGCTCGGATCGGCCTCCCACTCTATGAATCTAATAGTTGAGGACGAACTTTTGCCGCACCATGCAAAAATTTTTACGGGTCAAACACGTTTACAGGGTCTGATCGGGCAGCATTTTTCACGCGAACCCGTATTTTAATAGTTATTTCACGGGTCACGGCATTATACTGGTaatgctagagatgctctaaggtTCCGAGTAAAAGCCCGTGATCATGTGTGCGCGTAGCAAAGCTCGACGCCGAGTCCGAAATGGCAAAGGTTTGTTTGGCTTCGGTCGTCGCAAGCCTCGAGACAACAATGCCATTCAGTTTGGAACTCGGGAAACTCCAGGAGGTCGCACATGGCCATATAAGGGCAAGAGTTGGCCGCTCCAGGCTCGATCCATCGCCGCACAGGCACATCCTAGCTAGAGACATCGATCGATCAATTGCAATCAGGTCGGCCGCCACTTTTCGGTCGTGGAAGTCGATCTCCGGCCAGCCCGTCGGTATGTTCTGCCTGCTCGTGTCTCCGGAGCCGCTCCGCCGCGCGCAGCTCCTGTCGACTCCGCGCCGCCGAGCACAGCAAGCTACAGGGCGGCCGTCGTTGGCCCGCCTACCACGCCGCTGGCCGTTTCTCGCCACGTCGCAGTGGATATCCCCGATGGTTACGACGACGACGAGGGGGGCGACGACTCGGACGTCTACGAATTGGAGACGACGACGCAGCACATAAGCCCCGTTCGTAGGGTGCTCGCGAAGGCGGCGTTGGTTGCGTACACGGCGTTCGCCGCACCCGCCTTTGTGGTGACCGCGGCCACGCGGAGCAGCAACTGGCTCCAGGTGCTGCTGGTTGTGGTGCTGGTGCTGCTCACCTTCCTGTCGCTTTTCATGGCCACGTTGTACGCCTTGGAAGACGAGGAcagggagagggaggaaaggGAACGATGGCCTCGACGTCGCTCCAACAAGCATGGAATAATGTGAAGACGTAATTAGGCAGGAAACCATTTTTTGAGAACTTGTAGGCATGACCACCAATTGATACGGCGGTGTGTCTCCGGCAGTCCGGCTCACTCAAGTGCTTGGAGTTGTTGGTAGAAGGTTCATGCATTTAGTTGTATTTTTTGTTATTTCTAATTGGTtatgaatagattgaaagttcTTTAGAAGAAGATATGAAATGTTGTAACAACACATGTTGGCAATGTAAATTTCTTTGGAAAACCCGTATGCGTATTCAGGTGTTCCAACTTCCAAGTGGATGAATGCTCTGCTCCTAACCTGTCGAACACCTTAATTTGATCTGGCTTCCCTTATTTAACCACCTTGGTTGTTAACCGCCCTAATGATAGTACTTACAGCACAAGCTCCAGCATGCATAAATGCGACTTGCGTATGATTTGCTCCCGTCAGAAATTCAGAAACCACGTTTTGGCCCTCGCGATGCCAACCCTAGACCGGAGGCTGCTCACGTGGGGCGACTCCGACacggaggacggcggcggcggtggc containing:
- the LOC125512909 gene encoding uncharacterized protein LOC125512909, encoding MEEAVVVRHGGGAAGKLVEHRGMRNGYMRHGVSVGVSQGMTQESAHLLSNTKGTNASRKPSAQRTNPSLPRAPFESAPFSISSLLCSSTLRSHGLSRRRLLPWTSSPTLVVQQRPLQ